In a single window of the Pocillopora verrucosa isolate sample1 chromosome 4, ASM3666991v2, whole genome shotgun sequence genome:
- the LOC131795866 gene encoding uncharacterized protein, translating into MAVVKFWILLAVTVLVATIITARNVPAVETATEWPSLIKKEALAVSSNRTELQRKWKDPLQEGKWHFKTPSRVLSRKKFQDVGEKTLEKSLILYTSFSKKLFQNTFSQKIIKEALSTTFITGMAQGKLPLSNYRNFLGQDAAYFEHVADVYRLAAIKMEIQKKNDYAYFYWKQSAKFFDLHKQFIQKKDLSEKGQVGTALKAYMDFLSNVSPEHLALAMLPCSVLYPELARIKVQNPEGNVYEKDFFQENRRDDESSTEKFVNEIKDITEQRALPIFWQGLERELNLLREVGGQPPLSIQQL; encoded by the exons ATGGCAGTTGTGAAATTTTGGATCCTTCTTGCTGTAACAGTGTTAGTGGCAACTATTATCACTGCTAGAAACGTTCCTGCAGTTG AAACCGCTACTGAATGGCCCtcgttaataaaaaaagaggCGCTTGCTGTATCAAGCAACCGAACTGAACTTCAAAGGAAATGGAAAGACCCATTGCAAG aGGGTAAATGGCATTTCAAGACACCTAGCAGAGTTCTTTCccgtaaaaagtttcaagaTGTGGGGGAAAAGACGTTGGAAAAATCCCTGATACTTTACACTTCATTCAGCAAAAAGCTGTTTCAAAATACTTTCAGCCAAAAGATCATCAAAGAAGCGTTATCCACCACGTTTATCACGGGAATGGCTCAAGGAAAACTTCCCTTGAGCAACTATAGGAACTTTCTTGGACAAGATGCAGCGTATTTCGAACATGTAGCCGATGTGTATCGTCTCGCTGCAATAAAAATggaaatccaaaaaaaaaatgattatgcTTATTTTTATTGGAAACAGTCCGCAAAATTTTTCGATCTTCACAAGCAATTCATCCAGAAAAAAGATCTATCAGAGAAAGGCCAGGTGGGTACAGCACTCAAAGCGTACATGGATTTCCTAAGTAACGTTAGTCCTGAACACCTCGCATTAGCCATGCTTCCATGCAGTGTGCTGTATCCTGAGTTGGCAAGGATAAAAGTGCAAAATCCAGAAGGCAACGTGTACGAGAAAGatttctttcaagaaaacagGCGTGATGATGAGAGCTCAACGGAAAAGTTTGTTAATGAAATTAAAGACATCACCGAACAGAGGGCCCTTCCAATTTTCTGGCAAGGATTGGAACGTGAGCTGAATCTCCTCCGAGAAGTAGGCGGCCAACCTCCTTTATCCATCCAACAGTTGTAA
- the LOC131796235 gene encoding uncharacterized protein isoform X1, with translation MAVVKFWILLAVTVLVATIITARNVPAVETAAEWPSLIKKEALAVSSNRTELQRKWKDPLQEGKWHFKTPSRVLSRKTFQDVGKKTLETSLILYKTFSKKLFQNPVSQKIITEALSTTFITGMAQGKLPLSNYRIFLEQDAAYFEHVADVYRLAAIKMEIQKKNDYAYFYWKQSAKFFDLHKQFIQKKDLSGKGQVGTALKAYMDFLSNVSPEHLAVAMLSCSMLYPELARIKVQNPEGNVYEKDFFKENRRDDESSTEKFVNEIIIKYITEQRALPIVWRGLKHELNLLREVGGQPALSIQQL, from the exons ATGGCAGTTGTGAAATTTTGGATCCTTCTTGCTGTAACAGTGTTAGTGGCAACTATTATCACTGCGAGAAACGTTCCTGCAGTTG AAACCGCTGCTGAATGGCCCtcgttaataaaaaaagaggCGCTTGCTGTATCAAGCAACCGAACTGAACTTCAAAGGAAATGGAAAGACCCATTGCAAG aGGGTAAATGGCATTTCAAGACACCTAGCAGAGTTCTTTCCCGTAAAACGTTTCAAGATGTGGGGAAAAAGACGCTTGAAACATCCCTGATACTTTACAAAACATTCAGCAAAAAGCTGTTTCAAAATCCTGTCAGCCAAAAGATCATCACAGAAGCGTTATCCACCACGTTTATCACGGGAATGGCTCAAGGAAAACTTCCCTTGAGCAACTATAGGATTTTTCTTGAACAAGATGCAGCGTATTTCGAACATGTAGCCGATGTGTATCGTCTCGCTGCAATAAAAATggaaatccaaaaaaaaaatgattatgcTTATTTTTATTGGAAACAGTCCGCAAAATTTTTCGATCTTCACAAGCAATTCATCCAGAAAAAAGATCTATCAGGGAAAGGCCAGGTGGGTACAGCACTCAAAGCGTACATGGATTTCCTAAGTAACGTTAGTCCTGAACACCTCGCAGTAGCCATGCTTTCATGCAGTATGCTGTATCCTGAGTTGGCAAGGATAAAAGTGCAAAATCCAGAAGGCAACGTGTACGAGAAAgatttctttaaagaaaacaggCGTGATGATGAGAGCTCAACGGAAAAGTTTGTTAATGAAATCATCATTAAATACATCACCGAACAGAGAGCCCTTCCAATTGTCTGGCGAGGATTGAAACATGAGCTGAATCTCCTCCGAGAAGTAGGCGGCCAACCTGCTTTATCCATTCAACAGTTGTAA
- the LOC131796235 gene encoding uncharacterized protein isoform X2: MVVVKFWILLAVTVFVATIITARNVPAVETATEWPSLIKREALAVSSNRTELQKKWKDPLKADVYRLAAVKMDDQNNKEYANFYWRQSMKFYHLHENFIREKALSEEGQEGTALQAYKEFLSKVGPEHLALAMLPCSMLYPELERAEVQNPAGNVYEEDFFKENRRDDQSSTEKFVNEIKDINEQRALLIFWGGLKHELNLLREVGDQPALPIQQL; encoded by the exons ATGGTAGTTGTGAAATTTTGGATCCTTCTTGCTGTAACAGTGTTTGTGGCAACTATCATCACTGCGAGAAACGTTCCTGCGGTTG AAACCGCTACCGAATGGCCCTCATTGATAAAAAGGGAAGCACTTGCCGTATCAAGCAACCGAACTGAACTTCAAAAGAAGTGGAAAGACCCATTGAAAG CCGATGTATATCGTCTCGCTGCAGTGAAAATGGATGACCAAAACAATAAAGAGTACGCTAATTTTTATTGGAGACAGTCCATGAAATTTTATCATCTTCACGAGAATTTCATCCGGGAAAAAGCTTTATCGGAGGAAGGCCAGGAGGGTACAGCACTCCAAGCGTACAAGGAATTCCTAAGTAAGGTTGGTCCTGAACACCTCGCATTAGCCATGCTTCCATGTAGTATGCTGTATCCTGAGTTGGAAAGAGCAGAAGTGCAAAATCCAGCGGGCAACGTGTACGaggaagatttttttaaagaaaacaggCGTGATGATCAGAGCTCAACGgaaaaatttgtaaatgaaattaaagaCATCAACGAACAGAGAGCCCTTCTAATTTTCTGGGGAGGATTGAAACATGAGCTGAATCTCCTAAGAGAAGTAGGCGACCAACCTGCTTTACCCATCCAACAGCTGTAA